A region from the Vicia villosa cultivar HV-30 ecotype Madison, WI linkage group LG3, Vvil1.0, whole genome shotgun sequence genome encodes:
- the LOC131661597 gene encoding histone H3.2: protein MARTKQTARKSTGGKAPRKQLATKAARKSAPATGGVKKPHRFRPGTVALREIRKYQKSTELLIRKLPFQRLVREIAQDFKTDLRFQSSAVSALQEAAEAYLVGLFEDTNLCAIHAKRVTIMPKDIQLARRIRGERA, encoded by the coding sequence ATGGCACGTACCAAACAAACCGCTCGCAAATCCACCGGCGGCAAAGCCCCAAGGAAACAACTCGCAACCAAAGCCGCTCGCAAATCCGCTCCGGCGACTGGAGGAGTGAAGAAGCCTCACAGATTCCGTCCAGGAACAGTCGCTCTACGTGAGATCCGTAAGTATCAGAAGAGCACAGAGCTTCTGATAAGGAAGCTTCCGTTCCAAAGATTGGTTAGAGAAATCGCTCAAGATTTCAAAACAGATCTACGATTCCAAAGCAGTGCTGTTTCGGCACTTCAAGAAGCCGCTGAAGCTTATCTTGTTGGTTTGTTTGAAGATACTAACCTTTGTGCGATTCACGCCAAGAGAGTTACCATTATGCCCAAGGATATTCAACTTGCTCGTAGGATTAGAGGCGAGAGAGCTTAG